Proteins found in one Deltaproteobacteria bacterium genomic segment:
- a CDS encoding response regulator translates to MRVLIVDDEIEICQRLKRELEKEDYEVDCSIRASGVLEKLRDAQKENRAYDLMLLDIRIPEINGLILLKKIREEKIDVEVIIITGYGDEEKAIESMRLGAVDFLRKPISLKELSMVVFRIQQKRAKREPVKERILIVEDERGLCHHLKRELEKEGWRVDVAYDGIEGLEFFKGSHIDVVVADIKMPNMNGLEMLERCREITDDFVSIIITGHGDYEKAIDALKLGVFDYLKKPFSLEEFITSVKRGIEFLYLHRGLSARERELEIETAIKEHYARDMEKMVEKKTKELEQSYKKLQKIMEEVINAMALMTEMRDPYTAGHQRRVAELACAIAEEMGFSKERINWVRITGIIHDIGKISIPIAILSKPGQISEIEFNMIKTHPQVGYEIIKNIDFPAQVAQTILQHHERMDGSGYPNGLKGKEIILEARILGVADVVEAMSSHRPYRPALGIDKALQEISENRGILYDPEVVDACLKVFQKGFKFST, encoded by the coding sequence ATGAGAGTACTTATTGTTGATGATGAGATAGAAATCTGCCAGCGTCTAAAAAGAGAACTGGAGAAAGAAGATTATGAAGTTGATTGCAGCATACGAGCATCTGGTGTTTTGGAAAAGTTAAGAGATGCTCAGAAGGAAAATAGGGCTTATGACTTGATGCTTTTAGACATTCGTATACCGGAGATAAATGGGCTTATCCTGTTGAAGAAAATCCGAGAAGAAAAGATAGATGTAGAGGTTATTATAATCACGGGTTACGGTGATGAAGAGAAAGCAATAGAATCCATGCGTCTGGGAGCAGTAGATTTCTTAAGAAAACCTATCTCTTTAAAAGAATTAAGCATGGTTGTGTTTCGTATTCAGCAGAAAAGAGCAAAGAGAGAACCTGTAAAAGAGCGCATTTTGATAGTGGAAGATGAGAGAGGGTTATGCCACCATCTGAAGCGGGAACTGGAAAAAGAAGGATGGAGAGTGGATGTTGCCTATGATGGTATAGAGGGTTTAGAATTTTTTAAAGGCAGTCATATAGATGTCGTTGTAGCAGATATCAAGATGCCGAACATGAATGGTCTGGAGATGCTGGAAAGATGCAGGGAAATTACAGATGATTTTGTGTCTATTATCATTACCGGGCATGGCGATTATGAAAAAGCTATAGATGCTTTGAAATTAGGAGTGTTTGATTACTTGAAAAAACCCTTTTCCTTAGAGGAATTTATCACTTCTGTAAAAAGAGGGATAGAATTTCTCTATTTGCATAGGGGACTTTCTGCCCGTGAGAGAGAATTAGAGATAGAAACTGCGATAAAAGAACATTATGCCCGTGACATGGAGAAGATGGTTGAAAAGAAGACAAAGGAGTTAGAACAGAGTTATAAAAAACTACAAAAAATCATGGAAGAGGTCATAAACGCCATGGCGCTTATGACAGAGATGAGAGACCCTTACACTGCCGGACATCAGCGGAGGGTAGCTGAGCTTGCATGTGCTATTGCTGAAGAAATGGGATTTTCTAAAGAGAGGATTAACTGGGTTCGGATAACAGGAATTATCCATGATATTGGCAAAATTTCTATTCCTATCGCTATTTTAAGTAAGCCTGGTCAAATAAGTGAGATTGAATTCAACATGATCAAAACCCATCCTCAAGTAGGTTATGAGATAATAAAAAATATAGATTTTCCGGCACAGGTAGCACAAACTATACTTCAACACCATGAAAGGATGGATGGTTCTGGTTATCCAAATGGTCTCAAAGGTAAAGAGATTATACTGGAAGCAAGGATTTTGGGTGTGGCTGATGTGGTTGAGGCTATGTCTTCTCACAGGCCTTACAGACCCGCTCTGGGTATAGACAAAGCACTGCAGGAAATATCAGAAAACAGAGGCATCCTTTATGACCCTGAAGTAGTAGATGCTTGTTTAAAAGTTTTTCAAAAAGGTTTTAAATTTTCAACTTAG
- a CDS encoding response regulator — translation MRILIIDDEIEICQRLKRELEKEGYSVDYETSSSHALKKLKEAKKNNKPFHLLLLNIQMPEINGLSLLSHIRKDKLGIEVIIISGYRDEKKVIEAIRLKARDYLKKPISLNELDTVVIQVEELLKKQELYNILVVDDERELARLVKRELEKEGWKVKAAYSAEECLNYFKKNKIDVLITDIKMPKMNGLEMLERCREITDDFVSIIITGHGDYEKAMKALKLGAFNYLKKPFPLNELIISVKEGIEQLNIHRFKKAGRK, via the coding sequence ATGAGAATACTTATTATTGATGATGAGATAGAAATCTGCCAGCGTCTAAAGAGAGAGTTGGAGAAAGAGGGTTATAGTGTTGATTATGAAACTTCGTCTTCTCATGCTCTAAAAAAATTAAAGGAAGCAAAAAAGAATAACAAACCATTTCATCTCTTGCTTCTCAACATACAGATGCCAGAGATAAACGGACTTAGTCTCCTTTCTCATATTAGAAAAGACAAGTTAGGCATTGAAGTGATTATTATAAGTGGCTATCGTGATGAAAAGAAGGTAATTGAGGCTATCCGCCTGAAGGCGAGGGATTACCTGAAAAAACCCATTTCTCTAAATGAATTGGATACAGTGGTAATCCAGGTGGAGGAACTGTTAAAAAAACAGGAGCTTTACAATATTTTGGTGGTAGATGATGAGAGGGAACTGGCAAGGCTTGTTAAACGAGAACTGGAAAAGGAAGGATGGAAGGTAAAAGCGGCATACAGTGCAGAGGAATGTCTGAATTATTTTAAGAAAAATAAAATTGATGTGCTGATTACTGATATTAAGATGCCAAAGATGAATGGTCTGGAGATGCTGGAAAGATGCAGGGAAATTACAGATGATTTTGTGTCTATTATCATTACCGGACACGGTGACTATGAAAAAGCTATGAAGGCTTTGAAATTAGGTGCCTTTAATTATTTGAAAAAGCCTTTTCCCCTAAATGAACTCATTATCTCTGTAAAGGAAGGAATTGAGCAGCTTAATATTCATCGGTTTAAAAAGGCAGGCAGGAAATGA
- a CDS encoding Trm112 family protein: MISKELLEILVCPKCKGELKLTKEKDGLICERCKLIYPIKEDIPIMLIEEAKPLNEHK, translated from the coding sequence ATGATTTCTAAGGAACTTTTGGAAATCCTGGTTTGCCCAAAGTGTAAGGGAGAGTTAAAATTGACCAAAGAAAAAGATGGTCTTATATGCGAGAGGTGTAAGCTTATCTATCCTATAAAGGAAGATATTCCTATAATGCTCATAGAAGAAGCAAAACCTCTAAATGAGCATAAGTAA